The Micromonospora sp. NBC_01740 genome includes a window with the following:
- a CDS encoding potassium/proton antiporter: MDLGELYVTLAVGAGVVLASVGAARLATRLGMPVLLAYLAVGLLLGQDLAGFPFDDAALAQALGLAALAVILVEGGLTTRFSDVREVLAPASVLATVGVFVSVAVTAAAAYLLLDIGWQMALLLGAVVSSTDAAAVFSVLRAVPLPRRLTSLVEAESGLNDAPTLILVLTFSAATLDAVAPLPLVATMAYQLVAGGAIGVVTGATGVWLLRRLTLPTSGLYPIATVACGVLAFAAAGLAQTSGFLAAYLAGLVLGNAGLPHRRATHSVAEGLGWIAQIGLFVMLGLLATPSELPAAIVPAIVVGTALLLLARPASVLVALAAFRIPLREQAFLSWAGLRGAVPIVLATIPVVAGAPGSEQVFNIVFVLVVVFTLIQAPTLPWLARRLRLDSHDLGPDLQIELAPLDAMDADLIHVTVEPGSRLHGVYLPELRLPPPAATTLVVRGDDSFVPDEHTRLRVGDQLVVLTTPPVRDATERRLRAVSRAGRLATWFGEAGHFAPPDNRRQ; the protein is encoded by the coding sequence GTGGATCTCGGTGAGCTGTACGTGACGCTGGCCGTCGGCGCCGGCGTGGTCCTGGCCAGCGTCGGCGCGGCCCGGCTGGCCACCCGGCTGGGCATGCCGGTGTTGCTGGCGTACCTGGCCGTCGGCCTGCTGCTGGGCCAGGACCTGGCCGGCTTCCCGTTCGACGACGCGGCCCTGGCCCAGGCCCTGGGCCTGGCCGCGCTGGCGGTCATCCTGGTCGAGGGCGGCCTGACCACCAGGTTCAGCGACGTACGCGAGGTGCTGGCACCCGCGTCGGTGCTGGCCACCGTCGGCGTGTTCGTCAGCGTCGCCGTCACCGCCGCGGCGGCGTACCTGCTGCTAGACATCGGCTGGCAGATGGCGCTGCTGCTGGGAGCCGTCGTGTCGTCCACCGACGCCGCGGCGGTGTTCTCCGTGCTGCGGGCGGTGCCGCTGCCCCGGCGGCTGACGAGCCTGGTGGAGGCCGAGTCCGGACTCAACGACGCTCCCACGTTGATCCTGGTGCTCACCTTCAGCGCCGCCACCCTCGACGCGGTCGCGCCCCTGCCGCTGGTCGCCACGATGGCCTACCAGTTGGTCGCCGGGGGCGCGATCGGCGTGGTGACCGGCGCTACCGGCGTGTGGCTGCTGCGGCGGCTGACCCTGCCCACCTCCGGCCTGTACCCCATCGCGACGGTCGCCTGCGGGGTGCTGGCGTTCGCCGCCGCCGGCCTGGCCCAGACCAGCGGATTCCTGGCCGCGTACCTGGCCGGACTGGTGCTCGGCAACGCCGGCCTGCCGCACCGCCGGGCCACCCACTCGGTCGCCGAAGGGCTGGGCTGGATCGCTCAGATCGGCCTGTTCGTCATGCTCGGTCTGCTGGCCACGCCCAGCGAACTGCCCGCCGCGATCGTTCCCGCGATCGTGGTCGGTACGGCACTGCTGCTGCTCGCCCGGCCCGCCTCCGTGCTGGTGGCGCTGGCCGCGTTCCGGATTCCACTGCGCGAACAGGCGTTCCTGTCGTGGGCCGGACTGCGCGGTGCCGTGCCGATCGTGCTGGCCACCATCCCGGTCGTCGCCGGGGCGCCGGGCAGCGAACAGGTCTTCAACATCGTCTTCGTGCTCGTCGTGGTGTTCACCCTCATCCAGGCCCCGACCCTGCCCTGGCTGGCACGGCGGCTACGCCTCGACTCGCACGACCTGGGACCCGACCTGCAGATCGAGCTGGCGCCGCTGGACGCCATGGACGCCGACCTCATCCACGTCACCGTCGAACCCGGTTCCCGCCTGCACGGGGTCTACCTGCCCGAGCTGCGGCTGCCGCCGCCGGCGGCGACCACCCTCGTCGTGCGTGGCGACGACTCGTTCGTGCCCGATGAGCACACCCGGCTGCGCGTCGGCGACCAACTGGTCGTGCTCACCACCCCACCCGTACGCGACGCCACCGAACGGCGCCTGCGGGCCGTTTCCCGCGCCGGGCGGCTGGCCACCTGGTTCGGCGAGGCCGGCCATTTCGCTCCACCTGACAACAGGAGGCAATGA
- a CDS encoding HAMP domain-containing sensor histidine kinase — MSLFWRIFLLNAAVLVAATLLLLGPVTVSTPVLLTEALVLTVGLAAMLVANAALLRVGLAPLHRLTRAMTTIDLLQPEPRPVPAGQAGIADLIRAFNAMIDRLEAERATSAASALSAQEAERRRVAQELHDEVGQTLTAVLLELKQVARHAPEPVRAQLAQVQETTRDSLDEIRRIARRLRPGVLEELGLTSALKALVTEVTGHTDLSVRQHLDADLPALDGEAELVIYRVAQEALTNTVRHARAAAVELSLTRRPGHVQLRIRDDGRGIGDAAEGAGVRGMRERALLIGAQLSVGPGPGGGTEVRLRVPVGDREGRP; from the coding sequence GTGTCGCTGTTCTGGCGGATCTTCCTGCTCAACGCCGCCGTACTCGTCGCCGCCACGCTGCTGCTGCTCGGCCCGGTCACGGTGTCCACCCCCGTGCTGCTCACCGAGGCCCTCGTGCTGACCGTGGGCCTCGCCGCGATGCTGGTCGCCAACGCCGCGCTGCTGCGCGTCGGCCTCGCGCCGCTGCACCGGCTGACCCGGGCCATGACCACCATCGACCTGCTGCAGCCGGAACCCCGCCCGGTCCCGGCCGGGCAGGCCGGCATCGCGGACCTGATCCGCGCCTTCAACGCCATGATCGACCGGCTGGAGGCGGAGCGGGCCACCAGCGCGGCCAGCGCCCTGTCAGCCCAGGAGGCCGAGCGTCGGCGCGTCGCCCAGGAACTGCACGACGAGGTCGGCCAGACCCTGACCGCGGTCCTGCTCGAACTCAAGCAGGTCGCCCGGCACGCGCCCGAACCGGTCCGCGCCCAACTCGCCCAGGTGCAGGAGACCACCCGCGACAGCCTCGACGAGATCCGTCGCATCGCGCGCCGGCTGCGCCCCGGCGTACTGGAGGAGCTCGGCCTGACCAGTGCCCTCAAGGCGCTCGTCACGGAGGTCACCGGGCACACGGACCTGTCCGTGCGCCAGCACCTCGACGCCGACCTGCCCGCCCTCGACGGCGAGGCCGAACTGGTGATCTACCGGGTGGCGCAGGAGGCGCTCACCAACACCGTCCGGCACGCGCGGGCCGCCGCCGTCGAGCTGTCGCTGACCCGTCGACCGGGCCACGTGCAGCTGCGGATCCGCGACGACGGCCGGGGCATCGGCGACGCCGCCGAGGGCGCCGGCGTACGCGGCATGCGGGAGCGGGCCCTGCTCATCGGCGCCCAGCTCAGCGTGGGGCCCGGCCCGGGCGGCGGCACCGAGGTGCGGCTGCGGGTGCCGGTCGGCGACCGGGAGGGCCGGCCGTGA
- a CDS encoding response regulator: MTTRILLADDHALVRRGVRLILDSEPDLTVVAEAGDGAEAIALAQTERPDLAILDIAMPRLTGLQAARELSRQQPGLRILILTMYDNEQYFFEALKVGANGYVLKSVADRDLVEACRAAVRDEPFLYPGAINALIRTYLERSARGESVPARAITEREEEILKLVAEGHSSKEIARLLFISVKTVERHRANLLQKLGLRDRLELTRYAIRAGLIEP, from the coding sequence GTGACCACCCGCATCCTGCTCGCCGACGACCACGCCCTCGTCCGCCGTGGCGTGCGCCTCATCCTCGACAGCGAACCGGACCTGACCGTCGTGGCGGAGGCCGGCGACGGCGCGGAGGCCATCGCCCTGGCCCAGACCGAGCGTCCCGACCTGGCCATCCTCGACATCGCCATGCCGCGGCTGACCGGCCTCCAGGCGGCCCGGGAGCTGTCCCGGCAGCAGCCGGGCCTGCGCATCCTCATCCTGACCATGTACGACAACGAGCAGTACTTCTTCGAGGCCCTCAAGGTCGGCGCCAACGGCTACGTGCTCAAGTCCGTCGCCGACCGCGACCTGGTGGAGGCCTGCCGCGCCGCCGTACGCGACGAACCGTTCCTCTATCCCGGCGCCATCAACGCCCTCATCCGCACCTACCTGGAACGCAGCGCGCGGGGCGAGAGCGTGCCGGCCAGGGCCATCACCGAACGCGAGGAGGAGATCCTCAAGCTCGTCGCCGAGGGCCACTCCTCCAAGGAGATCGCCCGCCTGCTGTTCATCAGCGTCAAGACCGTCGAGCGGCACCGGGCCAACCTGCTGCAGAAGCTCGGCCTCCGGGACCGGCTGGAACTGACCCGCTACGCCATCCGGGCCGGGCTCATCGAGCCGTGA
- a CDS encoding Rv0361 family membrane protein, with the protein MGAEQPWSRPARRSRPVRTGLVFAGVTVLLCCIGVAGLGAWNVQVVTQASGPVRETADGFLRSVAAGDTDGAYDRLCADARSRWSPIGFTSWLRTPPLVNGYEIVDVSVATRGGSPHGTVAVRLTRDSGLTEERKLSVVREDGDWRVCGDPY; encoded by the coding sequence GTGGGCGCTGAGCAGCCGTGGAGCCGGCCGGCCCGTCGGAGCCGCCCGGTGCGTACCGGGTTGGTGTTCGCGGGCGTGACCGTGCTGCTGTGCTGCATCGGGGTCGCCGGGCTGGGCGCCTGGAACGTGCAGGTGGTCACGCAGGCCAGCGGCCCGGTGCGGGAGACCGCGGACGGGTTCCTGCGGTCGGTGGCGGCGGGCGACACCGACGGCGCGTACGACCGGCTCTGCGCCGACGCGCGCAGCCGGTGGAGCCCGATCGGGTTCACGAGCTGGCTGCGCACCCCGCCGTTGGTCAACGGCTACGAGATCGTCGACGTGTCGGTGGCGACCCGGGGCGGCAGCCCGCACGGCACGGTGGCGGTGCGGCTGACCCGCGACAGCGGCCTCACCGAGGAGCGGAAGCTGTCGGTGGTGCGCGAGGACGGCGACTGGCGGGTGTGCGGCGACCCGTACTGA
- a CDS encoding thymidine kinase, producing the protein MTVHATAPTCLARPPLGPDDSPAGCAAARGVDGRPLHAAALKFFWGPMDCGKSTMALQMNYNHSRQGRRGLVTTRIDRSLGPQVTTRIGLAHEAVEVTDTLDLRTLVRDTWAEGVRVDYLICDEASFYNLEHVEQMAELVDSYDVDVYAFGLATDFRSCLFPAAQRLFELADEVARIQVEVLCWCGREGLLNARVVDGRVVREGLQVVIGDTVDSAEVRYQVLCRRHYRAGELGPRR; encoded by the coding sequence GTGACCGTCCACGCCACCGCCCCGACCTGCCTGGCGCGCCCGCCGCTGGGCCCCGACGACTCCCCCGCCGGGTGTGCCGCGGCGCGGGGCGTGGACGGGCGTCCGCTGCACGCGGCGGCGTTGAAGTTCTTCTGGGGGCCGATGGACTGCGGCAAGTCCACGATGGCGTTGCAGATGAACTACAACCACTCCCGGCAGGGCCGCCGCGGCCTCGTCACCACCCGCATCGACCGCTCGCTCGGCCCGCAGGTGACCACGCGCATCGGTCTGGCGCACGAGGCCGTCGAGGTCACCGACACGCTGGACCTGCGCACCCTGGTGCGCGACACCTGGGCCGAGGGCGTCCGCGTCGACTACCTGATCTGCGACGAGGCGTCGTTCTACAACCTGGAGCACGTCGAGCAGATGGCGGAGCTGGTCGACAGCTACGACGTCGACGTGTACGCGTTCGGACTGGCCACCGACTTCCGCTCGTGCCTGTTCCCGGCCGCGCAGCGGCTGTTCGAACTGGCCGACGAGGTGGCCCGCATCCAGGTCGAGGTGCTCTGCTGGTGCGGCCGGGAGGGGCTGCTCAACGCCCGGGTGGTCGACGGCCGGGTGGTCCGCGAGGGCCTGCAGGTGGTCATCGGGGACACCGTGGACAGCGCCGAGGTGCGCTATCAGGTGCTCTGCCGCCGGCACTACCGCGCGGGCGAGCTCGGTCCCCGCCGCTGA
- a CDS encoding MFS transporter, which yields MAETVTPAVGDTPAPASTRRERSGWYFYDWAMSAFSTTVITVFLGPFLTTVTELAAGCELGADTCGGYVYPLGIKVAAGSYFPYLVSLSVFLTVFALPIVGAIADRSAHKKRLLAAAAFIGAGATVGMLFVTGDRYLLGGALFMVANIAFGAGVVVYNSFLPQLGGPDDRDGISSRGWALGYLGGGLLLALNLVAVSMLGEEGNHQRTLDLARWSIVSAGVWWAVFTLIPLRWLREHPTAAARAGGNPVTDGFRQLGRTLREIKAYPLTLFFLLAFLVYNDGIQTVIALASQYGTEELKLGQSTLIVTILLVQFLAFGGALLLGALAKRIGAWKTVLISLVLWTGVILGAFRLPAEAPVPFMVLGAAIGLVLGGSQALSRSLFSQLIPAGKEGEYYGFYEISDKGTSWLGPLAFGIVFQLTNSYRVGLVSLLIFFVVGFLLLLAVPIRRAIVAAGNTPPRVL from the coding sequence ATGGCCGAGACCGTCACCCCCGCCGTGGGCGACACCCCCGCCCCGGCGAGCACCCGCCGCGAACGCAGCGGCTGGTACTTCTACGACTGGGCGATGTCCGCCTTCTCCACCACCGTCATCACCGTCTTCCTCGGCCCGTTCCTGACCACCGTCACCGAACTCGCCGCCGGCTGCGAACTCGGCGCCGACACCTGCGGCGGCTACGTGTACCCGCTGGGCATCAAGGTCGCCGCCGGCTCCTACTTCCCGTACCTGGTGTCGTTGTCGGTGTTCCTCACCGTGTTCGCGCTGCCGATCGTCGGCGCGATCGCCGACCGCTCGGCGCACAAGAAGCGGCTGCTCGCCGCCGCCGCCTTCATCGGCGCCGGCGCGACCGTCGGCATGCTCTTCGTCACCGGCGACCGGTACCTGCTCGGCGGGGCGCTGTTCATGGTCGCCAACATCGCCTTCGGCGCCGGTGTCGTGGTCTACAACTCGTTCCTGCCGCAGCTCGGCGGCCCCGACGACCGCGACGGCATCTCCAGCCGCGGCTGGGCGCTCGGCTACCTGGGCGGCGGCCTGCTGCTGGCGCTCAACCTCGTCGCGGTCAGCATGCTCGGCGAGGAGGGCAACCACCAGCGCACCCTCGACCTGGCCCGCTGGTCGATCGTGTCCGCGGGTGTGTGGTGGGCGGTGTTCACCCTGATCCCGCTGCGCTGGCTGCGCGAGCACCCCACGGCCGCCGCGCGGGCCGGCGGCAACCCGGTCACCGACGGGTTCCGGCAGCTCGGCCGCACCCTGCGCGAGATCAAGGCGTACCCGCTGACGCTGTTCTTCCTGCTGGCGTTCCTCGTCTACAACGACGGCATCCAGACCGTCATCGCCCTGGCCAGCCAGTACGGCACCGAGGAGCTGAAGCTCGGGCAGAGCACCCTGATCGTCACCATCCTGCTGGTGCAGTTCCTGGCCTTCGGCGGCGCGCTGCTGCTCGGCGCCCTCGCCAAGCGCATCGGCGCCTGGAAGACCGTGCTGATCAGCCTGGTGCTGTGGACCGGGGTGATCCTCGGCGCGTTCCGGCTGCCCGCCGAGGCGCCGGTGCCGTTCATGGTTCTCGGCGCCGCCATCGGCCTGGTGCTCGGCGGCAGCCAGGCCCTGAGCCGGTCGCTGTTCAGCCAGCTCATCCCCGCCGGCAAGGAGGGCGAGTACTACGGCTTCTACGAGATCAGTGACAAGGGCACCAGCTGGCTCGGCCCGCTGGCCTTCGGCATCGTGTTCCAGCTCACCAACTCCTACCGGGTGGGCCTGGTCTCCCTGCTGATCTTCTTCGTCGTCGGGTTCCTGCTGCTGCTGGCCGTGCCGATCCGCCGGGCGATCGTCGCCGCCGGCAACACCCCGCCCCGGGTGCTCTGA
- a CDS encoding glycerophosphodiester phosphodiesterase, which produces MTHAYLDGPAPLAFAHRGGAAEGDENTAAAFARAIGLGYRYVETDVHGTADGVAVVFHDATLTRVTGEPGRIADLRWADLASVRVGGAAVVPRLDEVLDAWPQVRFNIDVKADGGVEPTVATVARVKAGDRVLLASFSDARLARLRALTQGRVASSLGMRGVARLRMASLTGRALRLPPSVVAAQVPVRYGRVPVVDRRFLRHAHRLGLHVHVWTIDEPAEMHELLDLGVDGIMTDHVGVLRDVYHSRGHWAA; this is translated from the coding sequence GTGACCCACGCCTACCTCGACGGCCCCGCACCGCTGGCCTTCGCCCACCGGGGCGGCGCCGCCGAGGGCGACGAGAACACCGCCGCGGCGTTCGCCCGGGCGATCGGGCTCGGCTACCGGTACGTCGAGACCGACGTGCACGGCACCGCCGACGGCGTCGCGGTGGTCTTCCACGACGCCACGCTGACCCGGGTCACGGGCGAGCCGGGGCGCATCGCCGACCTGCGCTGGGCCGACCTGGCCTCGGTACGCGTCGGCGGCGCCGCCGTGGTCCCCCGCCTCGACGAGGTTCTCGACGCCTGGCCGCAGGTGCGGTTCAACATCGACGTCAAGGCCGACGGCGGCGTCGAGCCGACCGTGGCCACCGTCGCGCGCGTCAAGGCCGGCGACCGGGTGCTGCTGGCCTCGTTCAGCGACGCCCGGCTGGCCCGGCTGCGCGCCCTGACGCAGGGGCGCGTCGCCAGCAGCCTCGGCATGCGCGGGGTGGCCCGGCTGCGGATGGCGTCGCTGACCGGGCGGGCGCTGCGACTGCCCCCGTCGGTGGTCGCCGCGCAGGTGCCGGTGCGCTACGGGCGGGTGCCCGTGGTGGACCGCCGGTTCCTGCGCCACGCCCACCGACTCGGACTGCACGTGCATGTCTGGACGATCGACGAACCTGCCGAGATGCACGAGTTACTCGACCTCGGAGTGGATGGCATCATGACCGATCACGTCGGCGTGCTGCGCGACGTGTATCACAGCCGCGGTCACTGGGCCGCCTGA
- a CDS encoding lysophospholipid acyltransferase family protein yields MDTTRPAWQPPLIWRAAQLLARVVVALLARLEVSGDVPEALRRGPLILAANHISPCDPVVLAAACRARGVAPRIMATGGLFRTPVIGALMRHAGHLRVDRGTAAVGRALDDAAAAVAAGSVILVYPEGRIGLDPGLWPERGKTGTARLALACGAPVIPVAQWGSHEVVPYRAPKGLLRGIARAVWRRPVLRVHFGEPVHLTDLAHGAPGAARQATDRIIDAITDALLPLRPDEPERPRHVDPGRPSDTSRAHRRHRSPD; encoded by the coding sequence ATGGACACCACCCGCCCGGCCTGGCAGCCACCGCTGATCTGGCGTGCCGCGCAACTGCTCGCCCGCGTCGTCGTCGCGCTCCTGGCCCGCCTGGAGGTCAGCGGCGACGTGCCCGAGGCGCTGCGCCGGGGCCCGCTGATCCTGGCCGCCAACCACATCAGCCCGTGCGACCCCGTCGTGCTCGCCGCCGCCTGCCGCGCCCGGGGCGTCGCCCCCCGGATCATGGCCACCGGCGGGCTGTTCCGCACCCCCGTCATCGGCGCCCTGATGCGCCACGCCGGGCACCTGCGCGTCGACCGGGGCACTGCCGCCGTCGGCCGGGCCCTCGACGACGCCGCCGCCGCGGTCGCCGCCGGCTCGGTGATCCTGGTCTACCCGGAGGGCCGCATCGGCCTGGACCCCGGCTTGTGGCCCGAACGCGGCAAGACCGGCACCGCCCGCCTCGCCCTGGCCTGCGGGGCGCCGGTCATCCCGGTCGCCCAGTGGGGTTCCCACGAGGTGGTGCCCTACCGCGCCCCGAAGGGGCTGCTGCGCGGCATCGCCCGCGCGGTGTGGCGCCGCCCGGTGCTGCGCGTGCACTTCGGCGAGCCCGTGCACCTGACCGACCTCGCCCACGGCGCGCCCGGCGCCGCCCGGCAGGCCACCGACCGGATCATCGACGCCATCACCGACGCCCTCCTGCCGCTGCGCCCCGACGAACCGGAGCGCCCCCGCCACGTCGACCCCGGCCGCCCGAGCGACACCAGCCGCGCGCACCGCCGGCACCGCTCGCCCGACTGA
- a CDS encoding cytochrome ubiquinol oxidase subunit I, with translation MDALDVARWQFGVTTVYHFLFVPLTIGLSVLVAILQTMWHRTGDEKHLKLTKFYGKLFLINFAMGVVTGIVQEFQFGMNWSDYSRFVGDIFGAPLAIEALVAFFLESTFIGLWIFGWDRLPKRLHLASIWAAAIGSNLSAYFILAANSFMQNPVGYRINPDTGRAELTDFVAVLTNKVAMITFPHTIAGAFLVAGSLLVAVAMWHLVRNRDSADTPAYRFAAKFGSWVTLVSAAAVAITGDIQGKIMTQVQPMKMAAAEGLYTTESPASFSVLTVGSLDGSRELFALKIPHLLSWLGTGDPNGTVQGINDLQAQYAAQYGAGSYTPIIPVTYWSFRFMIGFGMAAAAIALLVLWSQRKGRTPTSKWLLRAGLVMPLLPLAANSFGWIFTEMGRQPWIVFGEMLTRDGVSRSVSLTEVLTSFTAFTLIYATLAVVEVKLLLRYAKAGVPDLTPDPEIDDTHDDAERPLAFAY, from the coding sequence GTGGACGCGTTGGACGTCGCCCGCTGGCAGTTCGGTGTCACCACCGTCTACCACTTTCTCTTCGTGCCGTTGACCATCGGCCTGTCCGTGCTGGTGGCGATCCTCCAGACGATGTGGCACCGCACCGGCGACGAGAAGCACCTGAAGCTCACCAAGTTCTACGGCAAGCTCTTCCTGATCAACTTCGCGATGGGCGTGGTGACCGGCATCGTGCAGGAGTTCCAGTTCGGCATGAACTGGAGCGACTACTCCCGCTTCGTCGGCGACATCTTCGGGGCCCCCCTGGCGATCGAGGCGCTTGTCGCGTTCTTCCTGGAGTCCACCTTCATCGGCCTGTGGATCTTCGGCTGGGACCGGCTGCCCAAGCGGCTGCACCTGGCCAGCATCTGGGCCGCCGCGATCGGCAGCAACCTCAGCGCGTACTTCATCCTCGCGGCGAACTCGTTCATGCAGAACCCGGTCGGCTACCGGATCAACCCCGACACCGGCCGCGCCGAACTCACCGACTTCGTGGCCGTGCTGACCAACAAGGTCGCCATGATCACCTTCCCGCACACCATCGCCGGCGCGTTCCTCGTGGCCGGCTCGCTGCTGGTCGCCGTCGCCATGTGGCACCTGGTACGCAACCGCGACTCCGCCGACACCCCCGCCTACCGCTTCGCCGCGAAGTTCGGCTCCTGGGTCACCCTGGTCTCCGCCGCCGCCGTCGCCATCACGGGCGACATCCAGGGCAAGATCATGACCCAGGTGCAGCCGATGAAGATGGCCGCCGCCGAGGGCCTCTACACCACCGAGAGCCCCGCCTCGTTCTCCGTGCTCACCGTCGGCAGCCTCGACGGCAGCCGCGAACTGTTCGCTCTCAAGATCCCGCACCTGCTGTCCTGGCTGGGCACCGGCGACCCCAACGGCACCGTGCAGGGCATCAACGACCTACAGGCCCAGTACGCCGCCCAGTACGGCGCCGGCAGCTACACCCCGATCATCCCGGTCACCTACTGGAGCTTCCGCTTCATGATCGGCTTCGGGATGGCCGCCGCCGCCATCGCCCTGCTGGTGCTCTGGAGCCAACGCAAGGGCCGCACCCCCACCAGCAAGTGGCTGCTGCGCGCCGGCCTGGTCATGCCCCTGCTGCCCCTCGCCGCGAACTCCTTCGGCTGGATCTTCACGGAGATGGGCCGCCAGCCGTGGATCGTCTTCGGCGAGATGCTCACCCGCGACGGCGTCTCCCGCAGCGTCTCGCTCACCGAGGTGCTCACCTCCTTCACCGCCTTCACCCTCATCTACGCCACCCTCGCCGTCGTCGAGGTCAAACTGCTGCTGCGCTACGCCAAGGCCGGCGTACCCGACCTCACCCCCGACCCCGAGATCGACGACACCCACGACGACGCCGAGCGCCCGCTCGCGTTCGCCTACTGA
- the cydB gene encoding cytochrome d ubiquinol oxidase subunit II, translating into MELTTIWFLLVAVLFTGYFILEGFDFGVGMLLPVLGRDDRERRVLINTIGPVWDGNEVWLITAGGAMFAAFPEWYATLFSGFYLPLLLILLALIIRGVAFEYRHKRPEASWKRRWDTAIFVGSVVPAILWGVAFANILRGVPLDADHEYVGGLVDLLNPYALLGGATTAALFLTHGAVFIALKTVGEVRERAAALAVRVGVAAAVLAVAFLTWTLNIRSSTAAVVLAVGAALALLGGLTAARARREGWAFTGTAVAIALAVATLFAALFPNVLPSTLDAAGTLTATNAASTPYTLKIMTWVAVVFTPIVLAYQGWTYWVFRKRIGVAHIPRH; encoded by the coding sequence GTGGAACTCACCACCATCTGGTTCCTGCTCGTCGCGGTCCTGTTCACCGGGTACTTCATCCTCGAGGGCTTCGACTTCGGCGTCGGCATGCTGCTGCCCGTACTCGGCCGCGACGACCGGGAACGCCGCGTCCTGATCAACACCATCGGCCCCGTCTGGGACGGCAACGAGGTCTGGCTCATCACCGCCGGCGGCGCCATGTTCGCCGCGTTCCCCGAGTGGTACGCCACCCTGTTCTCCGGCTTCTACCTGCCGCTGCTGCTGATCCTGCTCGCCCTGATCATCCGCGGCGTCGCCTTCGAATACCGCCACAAGCGCCCCGAGGCGTCCTGGAAACGCCGCTGGGACACCGCCATCTTCGTCGGCTCGGTGGTGCCGGCGATCCTGTGGGGCGTGGCGTTCGCCAACATCCTGCGCGGCGTGCCGCTCGACGCCGACCACGAGTACGTCGGCGGGCTGGTCGACCTGCTCAACCCGTACGCCCTGCTCGGCGGCGCGACCACCGCGGCCCTGTTCCTCACCCACGGCGCCGTGTTCATCGCCCTGAAGACCGTCGGCGAGGTCCGCGAGCGCGCCGCCGCCCTCGCGGTACGCGTGGGCGTGGCCGCCGCCGTGCTCGCGGTGGCGTTCCTGACCTGGACGCTGAACATCCGCTCCAGCACCGCCGCCGTCGTGCTCGCCGTCGGCGCGGCCCTCGCCCTGCTCGGCGGCCTCACCGCCGCCCGCGCCCGCCGCGAGGGCTGGGCGTTCACCGGCACCGCCGTGGCCATCGCGCTGGCCGTGGCGACGCTCTTCGCGGCGCTCTTCCCGAACGTGTTGCCCTCCACGCTCGACGCGGCCGGGACGCTGACCGCCACCAACGCCGCCTCCACCCCCTACACCCTGAAGATCATGACCTGGGTGGCGGTGGTGTTCACCCCCATCGTGCTGGCCTACCAGGGCTGGACGTACTGGGTGTTCCGCAAGCGCATCGGGGTGGCCCACATCCCGCGACACTGA
- a CDS encoding TetR/AcrR family transcriptional regulator — protein sequence MSERHSTLREQRRAETQRVIQAHAVRLFVERGYDGTTVNDVAAAAGVSAMTVYRHFPTKEDLVLVDQNGPLVAERIAATPAGQPLVRRIGSALVDSTRTLTAGDDRLLLARLRLMISTPALRARHLDNHYVLQQAIVEGLGDEAADPETAFHAAAAASACLAAMHTALVRWAKDDGRTDLPDLIAKALAAAFGDITLRPE from the coding sequence ATGAGCGAGCGGCACTCGACACTGCGGGAGCAACGACGGGCCGAGACGCAGCGCGTCATCCAGGCGCACGCGGTGCGGTTGTTCGTCGAGCGCGGGTACGACGGCACGACCGTGAACGACGTCGCAGCGGCTGCGGGCGTGTCTGCGATGACGGTGTACCGGCACTTCCCGACGAAGGAGGACCTCGTGCTGGTCGATCAGAACGGGCCGCTGGTCGCCGAACGGATCGCCGCGACGCCGGCCGGGCAGCCCCTGGTGCGCCGCATCGGCAGCGCGCTGGTTGACTCCACGCGGACGCTGACCGCCGGCGACGACCGGCTCCTGCTGGCCCGCCTGCGGCTGATGATCTCGACGCCCGCGCTGCGCGCCCGGCACCTGGACAACCACTACGTGCTGCAACAAGCCATCGTGGAGGGCCTCGGGGACGAGGCAGCCGATCCGGAGACGGCCTTCCACGCCGCGGCGGCGGCCAGCGCCTGTCTGGCCGCCATGCACACCGCGCTGGTGCGGTGGGCGAAGGACGACGGGCGTACCGATCTGCCCGACCTGATCGCGAAGGCGCTCGCGGCAGCCTTCGGCGACATCACGCTCCGGCCGGAGTAA